The Hevea brasiliensis isolate MT/VB/25A 57/8 chromosome 1, ASM3005281v1, whole genome shotgun sequence genome has a window encoding:
- the LOC110663650 gene encoding uncharacterized protein LOC110663650 isoform X2, producing the protein MNIDEDMMASSESYRPTSTGETYSVSPPRQMDLTESSSTADFQVYEPRKFTFEELAIATRHFSNNELLGVGDFGDVYKGYLPSGEVIAIKKLKYKQKGQQEEEFKNQIKDLGIVSHPNLVKLVGYCGEEADRLLVLEFVPNKSLRFHLSDVKQRSNLKWSKRMQIAIDSARGLAYLHEKCNPKIIHQDIKSDNVLLDNDFKAKVADFGLHKIFSEIDIRQIPIDKKEASIYKDSKNAHFDKKSDVYSFGVLLLELISGRKIYEGHVSIVNWARSLMINGDSVNVNYNSLVDSTLEGDYNQSEMERVIYCAAASVYSKFSRQRPTMEQMVRTLEGKMPHKELWVLEETQSSKEYEAYELRTFTFPELANATGHFTNARLLGGGGFGTVYRGSLSRDIDVAIKKLNFELDGQQKEEFEKEVNAVGIVRHRNLVKLVGYCSQEFDRLLVLEFVPNKSLRSHLNDEERRSNLKWSKRMNIAIGSAKGLAYLHEECNSKIIHRDIKAENILLDNNYKPKIADFGLAKFFPETNSVTHISSRWKGTNVYADPENYYPQEGENILQKISEKSDVYSFGVVLLELITGRKIFDEHQVDIVNWIVEALEGKIPCNELWIAEDINYISGKPYNPEMMKRPSLLKKFDFGDLAMAAGSFTRTQLLRQHDLCPVYEGVLPNSDQRVAIKRLGYKLSQQKKDEFKKEIMAISNVYHRNIVNLIGYCSDDDDNRLLVFEFVPNNSLKFHLHENGSSTINWSNRMKIAIGSAQGLKYMHEDSGHKILHLYVKSDNILLNDKFIPKLAEFGSAKIFPDSLTHLSISQVMINSGYMAPEYQTTNKFTDKLDIYSFGVILLELITGKQPVGHFSGHTNMVKWAKPMLSKSLFEGKDMSNFVDEELQGYYDPKQMDQMVACVLACVHDDPQRRPPMSRILEVLKGRKSLEETIRFLNLNKDDILRWE; encoded by the exons ATGAATATTGACGAGGACATGATGGCCAGTTCTGAGTCATATCGCCCAACATCCACCGGAG AAACGTACTCAGTGTCTCCACCACGGCAAATGGATCTGACTGAATCTAGCTCAACTGCGGATTTTCAAGTATATGAACCCAGGAAATTTACATTTGAAGAACTAGCAATTGCAACTCGTCATTTCTCCAACAACGAACTCCTTGGCGTTGGTGATTTTGGTGATGTCTATAAGGGATACCTTCCAAGTGGTGAGGTCATTGCTATTAAGAAACTTAAATATAAGCAGAAAGGACAACAGGAAGAAGAATTCAAGAATCAGATTAAGGACCTTGGCATTGTGTCTCACCCAAATCTTGTTAAGCTGGTTGGCTACTGTGGTGAAGAAGCAGATAGATTGCTTGTTTTAGAGTTTGTTCCCAACAAATCTTTGAGATTTCATCTAAGCG ATGTAAAGCAAAGATCAAATTTGAAGTGGTCAAAAAGAATGCAAATTGCCATAGACTCTGCGAGAGGTTTGGCAtatctacatgaaaaat gTAATCCTAAAATCATCCACCAAGACATCAAGTCAGATAACGTTCTTCTAGACAATGACTTTAAAGCAAAG GTTGCAGATTTTGGGCTCCataaaattttttcagaaattgaTATCAGACAAATCCCCATTGATAAAAAAGAAGCCAGCAT TTATAAAGATTCAAAAAATGCTCATTTTGATAAAAAGTCagatgtttattcatttggtgttTTACTTTTAGAGCTTATTAGTGGAAGAAAAATTTATGAAGGCCATGTTAGTATTGTTAATTGG GCAAGGTCTTTAATGATCAACGGGGATTCAGTTAATGTCAATTATAACAGTCTTGTTGATTCTACATTGGAAGGAGACTACAATCAAAGTGAAATGGAACGAGTAATTTATTGTGCTGCTGCTAGCGTATACAGTAAATTCTCAAGGCAGCGGCCAACAATGGAACAG ATGGTTAGAACACTTGAAGGAAAAATGCCTCACAAGGAATTATGGGTTCTTGAAG AAACGCAATCATCTAAGGAATATGAAGCATATGAACTGAGGACATTTACATTTCCAGAACTAGCAAATGCAACTGGTCATTTCACCAACGCCAGACTCCTTGGCGGTGGTGGTTTTGGTACCGTCTATAGGGGATCCCTTTCAAGAGATATAGACGTAGCTATTAAGAAACTTAATTTTGAGCTTGATGGACAGCAGAAAGAAGAATTTGAGAAGGAGGTTAATGCCGTTGGCATTGTGCGTCACAGAAATCTTGTTAAGCTGGTTGGCTACTGCAGTCAAGAATTCGACAGATTGCTCGTTTTAGAGTTTGTTCCCAACAAATCCTTGAGATCTCATCTAAATG ATGAAGAGCGAAGATCAAATTTGAAGTGGTCAAAAAGAATGAATATTGCCATTGGTTCTGCAAAAGGGTTGGCTTATCTGCATGAAGAAT GTAATTCTAAAATCATCCACCGGGATATCAAGGCAGAAAATATACTTCTTGATAATAATTATAAACCAAAG ATTGCGGATTTTGGACTTGCCAAGTTTTTTCCGGAAACTAATAGTGTCACCCACATCAGCTCTCGTTGGAAGGGAACTAATGT TTATGCAGATCCAGAGAATTATTATCCTCAAGAGGGTGAAAATATTCTTCAAAAAATTTCTGAAAAGTCAGATGTTTATTCCTTTGGTGTTGTACTTCTAGAACTTATTACTGGTAGAAAAATTTTCGATGAACATCAAGTTGATATTGTCAATTGG ATAGTTGAAGCTCTTGAAGGAAAAATACCTTGTAATGAATTATGGATTGCGGAAG ataTTAACTACATATCCGGAAAGCCATATAATCCGGAAATGATGAAGCGTCCTTCGTTGCTAAAGAAATTTGATTTTGGTGATCTAGCAATGGCAGCTGGAAGTTTCACTCGAACCCAGCTTCTTCGACAGCATGATTTGTGTCCTGTCTATGAAGGAGTGCTTCCAAATAGTGATCAAAGGGTGGCAATTAAGAGACTTGGATACAAGCTCTCTCAACAGAAAAAAGATGAATTCAAGAAGGAGATTATGGCCATTAGCAATGTTTATCATCGAAATATTGTTAATCTAATTGGATACTGCAGTGACGATGATGACAATAGACTGCTTGTTTTTGAGTTCGTTCCCAACAATTCCTTGAAATTTCATTTACATG AAAATGGGAGTTCCACAATAAACTGGTCAAATAGAATGAAAATCGCCATAGGCTCAGCGCAAGGATTAAAATATATGCATGAAGACA GTGGACACAAAATTTTACATTTGTATGTTAAGTCAGATAATATTCTTCTTAATGATAAATTTATACCAAAG CTTGCAGAGTTTGGAAGTGCCAAGATTTTCCCGGATTCTTTAACTCATCTCTCCATCAGCCAAGTCATGATAAATTCTGG TTACATGGCTCCTGAATATCAAACTACCAACAAGTTTACTGATAAGCTTGACATTTATTCCTTTGGTGTAATTCTTTTGGAGTTGATTACCGGGAAACAACCTGTTGGTCATTTCAGTGGGCACACTAACATGGTTAAATGG GCTAAGCCCATGCTCTCAAAAAGTTTGTTCGAAGGCAAGGACATGTCCAATTTTGTCGATGAGGAATTGCAGGGGTACTATGACCCTAAACAAATGGATCAAATGGTTGCTTGTGTTTTAGCTTGTGTGCATGATGATCCACAACGTAGGCCACCAATGAGTCGG ATACTTGAAGTTCTGAAAGGACGTAAAAGTCTGGAAGAAACAATCCGGTTTCTGAATCTGAACAAAGATGATATACTTCGATGGGAATAA
- the LOC110663650 gene encoding uncharacterized protein LOC110663650 isoform X1: protein MNIDEDMMASSESYRPTSTGETYSVSPPRQMDLTESSSTADFQVYEPRKFTFEELAIATRHFSNNELLGVGDFGDVYKGYLPSGEVIAIKKLKYKQKGQQEEEFKNQIKDLGIVSHPNLVKLVGYCGEEADRLLVLEFVPNKSLRFHLSDVKQRSNLKWSKRMQIAIDSARGLAYLHEKCNPKIIHQDIKSDNVLLDNDFKAKVADFGLHKIFSEIDIRQIPIDKKEASIYKDSKNAHFDKKSDVYSFGVLLLELISGRKIYEGHVSIVNWARSLMINGDSVNVNYNSLVDSTLEGDYNQSEMERVIYCAAASVYSKFSRQRPTMEQMVRTLEGKMPHKELWVLEETQSSKEYEAYELRTFTFPELANATGHFTNARLLGGGGFGTVYRGSLSRDIDVAIKKLNFELDGQQKEEFEKEVNAVGIVRHRNLVKLVGYCSQEFDRLLVLEFVPNKSLRSHLNDEERRSNLKWSKRMNIAIGSAKGLAYLHEECNSKIIHRDIKAENILLDNNYKPKIADFGLAKFFPETNSVTHISSRWKGTNVYADPENYYPQEGENILQKISEKSDVYSFGVVLLELITGRKIFDEHQVDIVNWAKPLIIKGDSVEIDYNCLVDSILKGDYIKSEMELMIYCAAASIYKPSKLRPRMKQIVEALEGKIPCNELWIAEDINYISGKPYNPEMMKRPSLLKKFDFGDLAMAAGSFTRTQLLRQHDLCPVYEGVLPNSDQRVAIKRLGYKLSQQKKDEFKKEIMAISNVYHRNIVNLIGYCSDDDDNRLLVFEFVPNNSLKFHLHENGSSTINWSNRMKIAIGSAQGLKYMHEDSGHKILHLYVKSDNILLNDKFIPKLAEFGSAKIFPDSLTHLSISQVMINSGYMAPEYQTTNKFTDKLDIYSFGVILLELITGKQPVGHFSGHTNMVKWAKPMLSKSLFEGKDMSNFVDEELQGYYDPKQMDQMVACVLACVHDDPQRRPPMSRILEVLKGRKSLEETIRFLNLNKDDILRWE, encoded by the exons ATGAATATTGACGAGGACATGATGGCCAGTTCTGAGTCATATCGCCCAACATCCACCGGAG AAACGTACTCAGTGTCTCCACCACGGCAAATGGATCTGACTGAATCTAGCTCAACTGCGGATTTTCAAGTATATGAACCCAGGAAATTTACATTTGAAGAACTAGCAATTGCAACTCGTCATTTCTCCAACAACGAACTCCTTGGCGTTGGTGATTTTGGTGATGTCTATAAGGGATACCTTCCAAGTGGTGAGGTCATTGCTATTAAGAAACTTAAATATAAGCAGAAAGGACAACAGGAAGAAGAATTCAAGAATCAGATTAAGGACCTTGGCATTGTGTCTCACCCAAATCTTGTTAAGCTGGTTGGCTACTGTGGTGAAGAAGCAGATAGATTGCTTGTTTTAGAGTTTGTTCCCAACAAATCTTTGAGATTTCATCTAAGCG ATGTAAAGCAAAGATCAAATTTGAAGTGGTCAAAAAGAATGCAAATTGCCATAGACTCTGCGAGAGGTTTGGCAtatctacatgaaaaat gTAATCCTAAAATCATCCACCAAGACATCAAGTCAGATAACGTTCTTCTAGACAATGACTTTAAAGCAAAG GTTGCAGATTTTGGGCTCCataaaattttttcagaaattgaTATCAGACAAATCCCCATTGATAAAAAAGAAGCCAGCAT TTATAAAGATTCAAAAAATGCTCATTTTGATAAAAAGTCagatgtttattcatttggtgttTTACTTTTAGAGCTTATTAGTGGAAGAAAAATTTATGAAGGCCATGTTAGTATTGTTAATTGG GCAAGGTCTTTAATGATCAACGGGGATTCAGTTAATGTCAATTATAACAGTCTTGTTGATTCTACATTGGAAGGAGACTACAATCAAAGTGAAATGGAACGAGTAATTTATTGTGCTGCTGCTAGCGTATACAGTAAATTCTCAAGGCAGCGGCCAACAATGGAACAG ATGGTTAGAACACTTGAAGGAAAAATGCCTCACAAGGAATTATGGGTTCTTGAAG AAACGCAATCATCTAAGGAATATGAAGCATATGAACTGAGGACATTTACATTTCCAGAACTAGCAAATGCAACTGGTCATTTCACCAACGCCAGACTCCTTGGCGGTGGTGGTTTTGGTACCGTCTATAGGGGATCCCTTTCAAGAGATATAGACGTAGCTATTAAGAAACTTAATTTTGAGCTTGATGGACAGCAGAAAGAAGAATTTGAGAAGGAGGTTAATGCCGTTGGCATTGTGCGTCACAGAAATCTTGTTAAGCTGGTTGGCTACTGCAGTCAAGAATTCGACAGATTGCTCGTTTTAGAGTTTGTTCCCAACAAATCCTTGAGATCTCATCTAAATG ATGAAGAGCGAAGATCAAATTTGAAGTGGTCAAAAAGAATGAATATTGCCATTGGTTCTGCAAAAGGGTTGGCTTATCTGCATGAAGAAT GTAATTCTAAAATCATCCACCGGGATATCAAGGCAGAAAATATACTTCTTGATAATAATTATAAACCAAAG ATTGCGGATTTTGGACTTGCCAAGTTTTTTCCGGAAACTAATAGTGTCACCCACATCAGCTCTCGTTGGAAGGGAACTAATGT TTATGCAGATCCAGAGAATTATTATCCTCAAGAGGGTGAAAATATTCTTCAAAAAATTTCTGAAAAGTCAGATGTTTATTCCTTTGGTGTTGTACTTCTAGAACTTATTACTGGTAGAAAAATTTTCGATGAACATCAAGTTGATATTGTCAATTGG GCAAAGCCTTTGATAATCAAAGGAGATTCAGTTGAAATCGATTACAATTGTCTTGTTGATTCCATATTGAAAGGAGACTACATAAAAAGTGAAATGGAATTAATGATTTATTGTGCTGCTGCCAGCATATATAAACCTTCTAAACTTCGACCAAGAATGAAACAG ATAGTTGAAGCTCTTGAAGGAAAAATACCTTGTAATGAATTATGGATTGCGGAAG ataTTAACTACATATCCGGAAAGCCATATAATCCGGAAATGATGAAGCGTCCTTCGTTGCTAAAGAAATTTGATTTTGGTGATCTAGCAATGGCAGCTGGAAGTTTCACTCGAACCCAGCTTCTTCGACAGCATGATTTGTGTCCTGTCTATGAAGGAGTGCTTCCAAATAGTGATCAAAGGGTGGCAATTAAGAGACTTGGATACAAGCTCTCTCAACAGAAAAAAGATGAATTCAAGAAGGAGATTATGGCCATTAGCAATGTTTATCATCGAAATATTGTTAATCTAATTGGATACTGCAGTGACGATGATGACAATAGACTGCTTGTTTTTGAGTTCGTTCCCAACAATTCCTTGAAATTTCATTTACATG AAAATGGGAGTTCCACAATAAACTGGTCAAATAGAATGAAAATCGCCATAGGCTCAGCGCAAGGATTAAAATATATGCATGAAGACA GTGGACACAAAATTTTACATTTGTATGTTAAGTCAGATAATATTCTTCTTAATGATAAATTTATACCAAAG CTTGCAGAGTTTGGAAGTGCCAAGATTTTCCCGGATTCTTTAACTCATCTCTCCATCAGCCAAGTCATGATAAATTCTGG TTACATGGCTCCTGAATATCAAACTACCAACAAGTTTACTGATAAGCTTGACATTTATTCCTTTGGTGTAATTCTTTTGGAGTTGATTACCGGGAAACAACCTGTTGGTCATTTCAGTGGGCACACTAACATGGTTAAATGG GCTAAGCCCATGCTCTCAAAAAGTTTGTTCGAAGGCAAGGACATGTCCAATTTTGTCGATGAGGAATTGCAGGGGTACTATGACCCTAAACAAATGGATCAAATGGTTGCTTGTGTTTTAGCTTGTGTGCATGATGATCCACAACGTAGGCCACCAATGAGTCGG ATACTTGAAGTTCTGAAAGGACGTAAAAGTCTGGAAGAAACAATCCGGTTTCTGAATCTGAACAAAGATGATATACTTCGATGGGAATAA
- the LOC110663650 gene encoding uncharacterized protein LOC110663650 isoform X3, producing MASDVKQRSNLKWSKRMQIAIDSARGLAYLHEKCNPKIIHQDIKSDNVLLDNDFKAKVADFGLHKIFSEIDIRQIPIDKKEASIYKDSKNAHFDKKSDVYSFGVLLLELISGRKIYEGHVSIVNWARSLMINGDSVNVNYNSLVDSTLEGDYNQSEMERVIYCAAASVYSKFSRQRPTMEQMVRTLEGKMPHKELWVLEETQSSKEYEAYELRTFTFPELANATGHFTNARLLGGGGFGTVYRGSLSRDIDVAIKKLNFELDGQQKEEFEKEVNAVGIVRHRNLVKLVGYCSQEFDRLLVLEFVPNKSLRSHLNDEERRSNLKWSKRMNIAIGSAKGLAYLHEECNSKIIHRDIKAENILLDNNYKPKIADFGLAKFFPETNSVTHISSRWKGTNVYADPENYYPQEGENILQKISEKSDVYSFGVVLLELITGRKIFDEHQVDIVNWAKPLIIKGDSVEIDYNCLVDSILKGDYIKSEMELMIYCAAASIYKPSKLRPRMKQIVEALEGKIPCNELWIAEDINYISGKPYNPEMMKRPSLLKKFDFGDLAMAAGSFTRTQLLRQHDLCPVYEGVLPNSDQRVAIKRLGYKLSQQKKDEFKKEIMAISNVYHRNIVNLIGYCSDDDDNRLLVFEFVPNNSLKFHLHENGSSTINWSNRMKIAIGSAQGLKYMHEDSGHKILHLYVKSDNILLNDKFIPKLAEFGSAKIFPDSLTHLSISQVMINSGYMAPEYQTTNKFTDKLDIYSFGVILLELITGKQPVGHFSGHTNMVKWAKPMLSKSLFEGKDMSNFVDEELQGYYDPKQMDQMVACVLACVHDDPQRRPPMSRILEVLKGRKSLEETIRFLNLNKDDILRWE from the exons ATGGCATCAGATGTAAAGCAAAGATCAAATTTGAAGTGGTCAAAAAGAATGCAAATTGCCATAGACTCTGCGAGAGGTTTGGCAtatctacatgaaaaat gTAATCCTAAAATCATCCACCAAGACATCAAGTCAGATAACGTTCTTCTAGACAATGACTTTAAAGCAAAG GTTGCAGATTTTGGGCTCCataaaattttttcagaaattgaTATCAGACAAATCCCCATTGATAAAAAAGAAGCCAGCAT TTATAAAGATTCAAAAAATGCTCATTTTGATAAAAAGTCagatgtttattcatttggtgttTTACTTTTAGAGCTTATTAGTGGAAGAAAAATTTATGAAGGCCATGTTAGTATTGTTAATTGG GCAAGGTCTTTAATGATCAACGGGGATTCAGTTAATGTCAATTATAACAGTCTTGTTGATTCTACATTGGAAGGAGACTACAATCAAAGTGAAATGGAACGAGTAATTTATTGTGCTGCTGCTAGCGTATACAGTAAATTCTCAAGGCAGCGGCCAACAATGGAACAG ATGGTTAGAACACTTGAAGGAAAAATGCCTCACAAGGAATTATGGGTTCTTGAAG AAACGCAATCATCTAAGGAATATGAAGCATATGAACTGAGGACATTTACATTTCCAGAACTAGCAAATGCAACTGGTCATTTCACCAACGCCAGACTCCTTGGCGGTGGTGGTTTTGGTACCGTCTATAGGGGATCCCTTTCAAGAGATATAGACGTAGCTATTAAGAAACTTAATTTTGAGCTTGATGGACAGCAGAAAGAAGAATTTGAGAAGGAGGTTAATGCCGTTGGCATTGTGCGTCACAGAAATCTTGTTAAGCTGGTTGGCTACTGCAGTCAAGAATTCGACAGATTGCTCGTTTTAGAGTTTGTTCCCAACAAATCCTTGAGATCTCATCTAAATG ATGAAGAGCGAAGATCAAATTTGAAGTGGTCAAAAAGAATGAATATTGCCATTGGTTCTGCAAAAGGGTTGGCTTATCTGCATGAAGAAT GTAATTCTAAAATCATCCACCGGGATATCAAGGCAGAAAATATACTTCTTGATAATAATTATAAACCAAAG ATTGCGGATTTTGGACTTGCCAAGTTTTTTCCGGAAACTAATAGTGTCACCCACATCAGCTCTCGTTGGAAGGGAACTAATGT TTATGCAGATCCAGAGAATTATTATCCTCAAGAGGGTGAAAATATTCTTCAAAAAATTTCTGAAAAGTCAGATGTTTATTCCTTTGGTGTTGTACTTCTAGAACTTATTACTGGTAGAAAAATTTTCGATGAACATCAAGTTGATATTGTCAATTGG GCAAAGCCTTTGATAATCAAAGGAGATTCAGTTGAAATCGATTACAATTGTCTTGTTGATTCCATATTGAAAGGAGACTACATAAAAAGTGAAATGGAATTAATGATTTATTGTGCTGCTGCCAGCATATATAAACCTTCTAAACTTCGACCAAGAATGAAACAG ATAGTTGAAGCTCTTGAAGGAAAAATACCTTGTAATGAATTATGGATTGCGGAAG ataTTAACTACATATCCGGAAAGCCATATAATCCGGAAATGATGAAGCGTCCTTCGTTGCTAAAGAAATTTGATTTTGGTGATCTAGCAATGGCAGCTGGAAGTTTCACTCGAACCCAGCTTCTTCGACAGCATGATTTGTGTCCTGTCTATGAAGGAGTGCTTCCAAATAGTGATCAAAGGGTGGCAATTAAGAGACTTGGATACAAGCTCTCTCAACAGAAAAAAGATGAATTCAAGAAGGAGATTATGGCCATTAGCAATGTTTATCATCGAAATATTGTTAATCTAATTGGATACTGCAGTGACGATGATGACAATAGACTGCTTGTTTTTGAGTTCGTTCCCAACAATTCCTTGAAATTTCATTTACATG AAAATGGGAGTTCCACAATAAACTGGTCAAATAGAATGAAAATCGCCATAGGCTCAGCGCAAGGATTAAAATATATGCATGAAGACA GTGGACACAAAATTTTACATTTGTATGTTAAGTCAGATAATATTCTTCTTAATGATAAATTTATACCAAAG CTTGCAGAGTTTGGAAGTGCCAAGATTTTCCCGGATTCTTTAACTCATCTCTCCATCAGCCAAGTCATGATAAATTCTGG TTACATGGCTCCTGAATATCAAACTACCAACAAGTTTACTGATAAGCTTGACATTTATTCCTTTGGTGTAATTCTTTTGGAGTTGATTACCGGGAAACAACCTGTTGGTCATTTCAGTGGGCACACTAACATGGTTAAATGG GCTAAGCCCATGCTCTCAAAAAGTTTGTTCGAAGGCAAGGACATGTCCAATTTTGTCGATGAGGAATTGCAGGGGTACTATGACCCTAAACAAATGGATCAAATGGTTGCTTGTGTTTTAGCTTGTGTGCATGATGATCCACAACGTAGGCCACCAATGAGTCGG ATACTTGAAGTTCTGAAAGGACGTAAAAGTCTGGAAGAAACAATCCGGTTTCTGAATCTGAACAAAGATGATATACTTCGATGGGAATAA
- the LOC110663650 gene encoding uncharacterized protein LOC110663650 isoform X4 → MNIDEDMMASSESYRPTSTGETYSVSPPRQMDLTESSSTADFQVYEPRKFTFEELAIATRHFSNNELLGVGDFGDVYKGYLPSGEVIAIKKLKYKQKGQQEEEFKNQIKDLGIVSHPNLVKLVGYCGEEADRLLVLEFVPNKSLRFHLSDVKQRSNLKWSKRMQIAIDSARGLAYLHEKCNPKIIHQDIKSDNVLLDNDFKAKVADFGLHKIFSEIDIRQIPIDKKEASIYKDSKNAHFDKKSDVYSFGVLLLELISGRKIYEGHVSIVNWARSLMINGDSVNVNYNSLVDSTLEGDYNQSEMERVIYCAAASVYSKFSRQRPTMEQMVRTLEGKMPHKELWVLEETQSSKEYEAYELRTFTFPELANATGHFTNARLLGGGGFGTVYRGSLSRDIDVAIKKLNFELDGQQKEEFEKEVNAVGIVRHRNLVKLVGYCSQEFDRLLVLEFVPNKSLRSHLNDEERRSNLKWSKRMNIAIGSAKGLAYLHEECNSKIIHRDIKAENILLDNNYKPKIADFGLAKFFPETNSVTHISSRWKGTNVYADPENYYPQEGENILQKISEKSDVYSFGVVLLELITGRKIFDEHQVDIVNWAKPLIIKGDSVEIDYNCLVDSILKGDYIKSEMELMIYCAAASIYKPSKLRPRMKQIVEALEGKIPCNELWIAEDINYISGKPYNPEMMKRPSLLKKFDFGDLAMAAGSFTRTQLLRQHDLCPVYEGVLPNSDQRVAIKRLGYKLSQQKKDEFKKEIMAISNVYHRNIVNLIGYCSDDDDNRLLVFEFVPNNSLKFHLHENGSSTINWSNRMKIAIGSAQGLKYMHEDSGHKILHLYVKSDNILLNDKFIPKSLEVPRFSRIL, encoded by the exons ATGAATATTGACGAGGACATGATGGCCAGTTCTGAGTCATATCGCCCAACATCCACCGGAG AAACGTACTCAGTGTCTCCACCACGGCAAATGGATCTGACTGAATCTAGCTCAACTGCGGATTTTCAAGTATATGAACCCAGGAAATTTACATTTGAAGAACTAGCAATTGCAACTCGTCATTTCTCCAACAACGAACTCCTTGGCGTTGGTGATTTTGGTGATGTCTATAAGGGATACCTTCCAAGTGGTGAGGTCATTGCTATTAAGAAACTTAAATATAAGCAGAAAGGACAACAGGAAGAAGAATTCAAGAATCAGATTAAGGACCTTGGCATTGTGTCTCACCCAAATCTTGTTAAGCTGGTTGGCTACTGTGGTGAAGAAGCAGATAGATTGCTTGTTTTAGAGTTTGTTCCCAACAAATCTTTGAGATTTCATCTAAGCG ATGTAAAGCAAAGATCAAATTTGAAGTGGTCAAAAAGAATGCAAATTGCCATAGACTCTGCGAGAGGTTTGGCAtatctacatgaaaaat gTAATCCTAAAATCATCCACCAAGACATCAAGTCAGATAACGTTCTTCTAGACAATGACTTTAAAGCAAAG GTTGCAGATTTTGGGCTCCataaaattttttcagaaattgaTATCAGACAAATCCCCATTGATAAAAAAGAAGCCAGCAT TTATAAAGATTCAAAAAATGCTCATTTTGATAAAAAGTCagatgtttattcatttggtgttTTACTTTTAGAGCTTATTAGTGGAAGAAAAATTTATGAAGGCCATGTTAGTATTGTTAATTGG GCAAGGTCTTTAATGATCAACGGGGATTCAGTTAATGTCAATTATAACAGTCTTGTTGATTCTACATTGGAAGGAGACTACAATCAAAGTGAAATGGAACGAGTAATTTATTGTGCTGCTGCTAGCGTATACAGTAAATTCTCAAGGCAGCGGCCAACAATGGAACAG ATGGTTAGAACACTTGAAGGAAAAATGCCTCACAAGGAATTATGGGTTCTTGAAG AAACGCAATCATCTAAGGAATATGAAGCATATGAACTGAGGACATTTACATTTCCAGAACTAGCAAATGCAACTGGTCATTTCACCAACGCCAGACTCCTTGGCGGTGGTGGTTTTGGTACCGTCTATAGGGGATCCCTTTCAAGAGATATAGACGTAGCTATTAAGAAACTTAATTTTGAGCTTGATGGACAGCAGAAAGAAGAATTTGAGAAGGAGGTTAATGCCGTTGGCATTGTGCGTCACAGAAATCTTGTTAAGCTGGTTGGCTACTGCAGTCAAGAATTCGACAGATTGCTCGTTTTAGAGTTTGTTCCCAACAAATCCTTGAGATCTCATCTAAATG ATGAAGAGCGAAGATCAAATTTGAAGTGGTCAAAAAGAATGAATATTGCCATTGGTTCTGCAAAAGGGTTGGCTTATCTGCATGAAGAAT GTAATTCTAAAATCATCCACCGGGATATCAAGGCAGAAAATATACTTCTTGATAATAATTATAAACCAAAG ATTGCGGATTTTGGACTTGCCAAGTTTTTTCCGGAAACTAATAGTGTCACCCACATCAGCTCTCGTTGGAAGGGAACTAATGT TTATGCAGATCCAGAGAATTATTATCCTCAAGAGGGTGAAAATATTCTTCAAAAAATTTCTGAAAAGTCAGATGTTTATTCCTTTGGTGTTGTACTTCTAGAACTTATTACTGGTAGAAAAATTTTCGATGAACATCAAGTTGATATTGTCAATTGG GCAAAGCCTTTGATAATCAAAGGAGATTCAGTTGAAATCGATTACAATTGTCTTGTTGATTCCATATTGAAAGGAGACTACATAAAAAGTGAAATGGAATTAATGATTTATTGTGCTGCTGCCAGCATATATAAACCTTCTAAACTTCGACCAAGAATGAAACAG ATAGTTGAAGCTCTTGAAGGAAAAATACCTTGTAATGAATTATGGATTGCGGAAG ataTTAACTACATATCCGGAAAGCCATATAATCCGGAAATGATGAAGCGTCCTTCGTTGCTAAAGAAATTTGATTTTGGTGATCTAGCAATGGCAGCTGGAAGTTTCACTCGAACCCAGCTTCTTCGACAGCATGATTTGTGTCCTGTCTATGAAGGAGTGCTTCCAAATAGTGATCAAAGGGTGGCAATTAAGAGACTTGGATACAAGCTCTCTCAACAGAAAAAAGATGAATTCAAGAAGGAGATTATGGCCATTAGCAATGTTTATCATCGAAATATTGTTAATCTAATTGGATACTGCAGTGACGATGATGACAATAGACTGCTTGTTTTTGAGTTCGTTCCCAACAATTCCTTGAAATTTCATTTACATG AAAATGGGAGTTCCACAATAAACTGGTCAAATAGAATGAAAATCGCCATAGGCTCAGCGCAAGGATTAAAATATATGCATGAAGACA GTGGACACAAAATTTTACATTTGTATGTTAAGTCAGATAATATTCTTCTTAATGATAAATTTATACCAAAG AGTTTGGAAGTGCCAAGATTTTCCCGGATTCTTTAA